From a region of the Brevibacterium siliguriense genome:
- a CDS encoding beta-ketoacyl-ACP reductase: MSEPRTVLVTGGNRGIGRTIAEEFLAQGDKVAVTSRNGQAPEGALAVAADVTDSESIDRAFTEIEDKLGPVEIVVANAGITADNLLMRMNDDEFESVINTNLTGAFRTVKRGITGMIRAKKGRIVLISSVSGLYGVPGQANYSASKAGLVGFARSITREVGSRGITANVVAPGFIRTDMTDELSEKQQKEYLSTIPAKRFAEPAEVAKVVRWMASDEAAYISGAVIPVDGGLGMGH; the protein is encoded by the coding sequence GTGTCAGAACCACGCACAGTCCTCGTCACCGGCGGCAACCGCGGAATCGGTCGCACCATCGCCGAGGAATTCCTCGCCCAGGGGGACAAGGTGGCAGTCACCTCCCGCAACGGTCAGGCCCCGGAAGGTGCCCTTGCCGTGGCCGCCGATGTCACCGACAGCGAATCGATTGATCGGGCGTTCACCGAGATCGAGGACAAGCTCGGACCCGTCGAGATCGTCGTGGCCAATGCCGGAATCACGGCCGACAACCTGCTCATGCGGATGAACGATGACGAATTCGAATCCGTCATCAACACGAACCTCACCGGCGCCTTTCGCACTGTCAAGCGCGGCATCACTGGCATGATCCGGGCGAAGAAGGGCCGCATCGTCCTCATCTCCTCGGTATCGGGACTCTACGGAGTGCCCGGCCAGGCGAACTACTCGGCTTCGAAGGCCGGACTCGTCGGCTTCGCCCGCTCCATCACCCGCGAGGTCGGTTCCCGCGGAATCACCGCCAACGTCGTCGCCCCGGGCTTCATCCGCACGGATATGACCGATGAGCTCAGCGAGAAGCAGCAGAAAGAATACCTATCGACGATCCCGGCCAAGCGCTTCGCCGAACCCGCAGAGGTCGCCAAGGTCGTGCGCTGGATGGCCTCGGACGAAGCCGCCTACATCTCCGGTGCCGTCATCCCCGTCGACGGCGGACTGGGCATGGGCCACTGA